The following are encoded in a window of Candida dubliniensis CD36 chromosome 4, complete sequence genomic DNA:
- a CDS encoding carboxylic acid transporter protein, putative (Similar to S. cerevisiae JEN1;~In S. cerevisiae: lactate transporter, required for uptake of lactate and pyruvate): protein MTAADTHSITSVDVQEHNRHIIRPPKFTWPAIRKYAITRVTSLWVGWDELKQYSWHEVLNPFEPLVELNLHQWNFFFLGFWAWTWDALDFFITSLNVSNIAKDLDSTVKDVSWGITLVLMLRTVGALIFGAIGDTYGRKWPYIINLSCLMVIQIGTGFVTTFNQFLGLRALFGVAMGGLFGICAAEALGDAPKKARGVLSGIFQEGYAFGYLLAVIFQRAIADTTEKTWRSVFWFSAGPPIIFIIWRFINPETDSYQRQKERFDQGALQKNSKTAEFKSQAKKALNQYWLIIVYLIFLMAGFNFSSHGSQDLYPTMLTQQYHYGKDKSTVVNVCANLGALAGGIVISHLSTFIGRRTAILIGNIIAGIMIYFWAFHPMWITAFFMQFGIQGSWSVVPIHLSELSPPQFRSFVSGVSYQLGNLVSSASSTIEATIEEQIHDYGKTMAIFIGAVLAYLMFVVFIGPENRGAELGVERDDEYSAYDSEREDRGDSDLEEGNITQKTLEKPEVEHKE, encoded by the coding sequence ATGACTGCAGCTGATACTCATTCTATTACCAGTGTTGATGTTCAAGAACACAATAGACACATTATCCGTCCTCCCAAATTTACTTGGCCAGCTATTCGAAAATATGCAATTACAAGAGTTACTTCATTATGGGTTGGATGGgatgaattgaaacaatattCCTGGCATGAAGTTCTTAATCCATTTGAACCATTAgttgaattaaatttacATCAATggaattttttctttttaggaTTTTGGGCATGGACTTGGGATGCATtagatttttttattacttCATTAAATGTATCTAATATTGCTAAAGACTTGGATTCTACAGTTAAAGATGTCTCATGGGGGATCACATTAGTGTTGATGTTGAGAACTGTGGGGGCATTAATATTTGGGGCTATTGGTGATACTTATGGTAGAAAATGGCcttatattattaatttatcatgTTTAATGGTGATTCAAATTGGTACTGGATTTGTCACAacttttaatcaatttttagGTTTGAGAGCATTATTTGGAGTTGCCATGGGTGGATTATTTGGTATTTGTGCAGCTGAAGCATTAGGTGATGCTCCTAAAAAGGCAAGAGGGGTATTGTCTGGTATTTTTCAAGAAGGTTATGCATTTGGTTATTTGTTGGCAGTTATTTTCCAAAGAGCTATTGCTGACACTACAGAAAAGACTTGGAGATCAGTATTTTGGTTTAGTGCAGGTCCAccaatcattttcattatttggaGATTTATTAACCCAGAAACCGATTCTTATCAACGTCAAAAGGAAAGATTCGATCAAGGTgctttacaaaaaaattctaAAACTGCTGAGTTCAAATCACAAGCTAAGAAAGctttaaatcaatattggttgattattgtttatttgatCTTTTTAATGGCTGggttcaatttttcttctcatGGGTCTCAAGATTTATATCCAACAATGTTAActcaacaatatcattatgGTAAAGATAAATCAACTGTGGTTAATGTATGTGCCAATTTAGGTGCATTAGCTGGTGGTATTGTCATATCCCATTTATCAACGTTTATTGGTAGAAGAACAGCAATTTTGATTGGTAATATCATAGCTGGTATTATGATATACTTTTGGGCATTTCATCCAATGTGGATCACTGCTTTTTTCATGCAATTTGGTATTCAAGGTTCTTGGTCAGTGGTGCCAATTCATTTATCAGAATTGTCTCCTCCACAGTTCCGTTCATTTGTCAGTGGTGTGCTGTATCAATTGGGTAATTTAGTTAGTTCTGCATCTTCCACCATTGAAGCCACAATCGAAGAACAGATTCACGATTATGGTAAAACCATGGCCATCTTTATTGGTGCTGTTTTGGCTTACTTGATGTTTGTTGTGTTTATTGGTCCAGAAAATAGAGGTGCTGAGTTGGGTGTTGAAAGAGATGATGAATATAGTGCGTACGATAGTGAAAGAGAAGATAGAGGTGATTCTGATCTTGAAGAAGGTAATATTACTCAAAAGACCTTGGAAAAACCCGAGGTTGAACATAAAGAGTAG